In one Alteribacter lacisalsi genomic region, the following are encoded:
- a CDS encoding sugar kinase, with amino-acid sequence MNLPEVITAGETMIILNPDQSVPLEYAHSFTKQIGGAESNVAVGLSRLGHRAGWISRIGNDPFGNYVRQVIRGEGVDTSLVSVDHEAPTGVFFKERKSGNAVNVYYYRAGSAASRLDKSLLDRSYFKEARYVLVSGILPALSESCSEVTEELLKISREQNIPVVFDPNIRLKLWPDRQEAVTRLNHIAERSDIILIGQTEGWQLTGSYDEEEIAAFYRKKNPEVTVIVKLGAKGAYFSTPEESGTVPGYPVSEVIDPIGAGDAFAAGFLSACLKNAGMKEAVKYGNAAGAVTVQVSGDIEGFPREAELDAMIRQAEAETEGTVVEEVNR; translated from the coding sequence ATGAATCTGCCGGAAGTTATCACAGCCGGGGAAACAATGATTATTTTAAATCCCGACCAGTCGGTACCGCTGGAATATGCCCACTCCTTTACAAAGCAGATCGGCGGGGCGGAGTCCAATGTGGCGGTGGGTCTGAGCCGTCTTGGCCACCGGGCCGGCTGGATCAGCCGTATCGGTAACGACCCGTTCGGAAATTATGTCCGCCAGGTGATTCGCGGGGAAGGGGTCGACACTTCTCTGGTAAGTGTGGATCACGAGGCACCAACGGGGGTGTTTTTCAAGGAAAGAAAGTCAGGTAATGCGGTAAATGTCTACTATTACCGCGCTGGCTCTGCTGCAAGCAGGCTCGATAAGTCTCTTCTTGACCGCAGCTATTTTAAAGAAGCCAGGTACGTTCTCGTATCAGGGATTCTACCTGCTTTAAGCGAAAGCTGCTCTGAAGTTACCGAGGAACTGCTGAAAATCAGCCGCGAGCAGAATATTCCGGTCGTATTTGACCCGAACATCCGTCTGAAGCTCTGGCCTGACCGGCAGGAGGCTGTCACCCGGCTGAACCACATTGCCGAACGTTCTGATATCATCCTTATCGGTCAGACAGAAGGCTGGCAGCTGACAGGAAGCTATGATGAAGAGGAGATAGCCGCCTTTTACCGGAAGAAAAACCCTGAGGTCACTGTCATTGTAAAGCTTGGCGCAAAGGGCGCTTATTTTTCCACTCCTGAAGAATCCGGGACGGTGCCGGGCTATCCCGTTTCCGAAGTGATTGATCCAATCGGTGCGGGCGACGCATTTGCAGCCGGCTTCCTGAGCGCATGTCTGAAAAACGCCGGTATGAAGGAAGCTGTTAAATATGGAAATGCAGCCGGCGCAGTTACGGTGCAGGTTTCAGGAGATATTGAAGGCTTTCCAAGAGAGGCGGAGCTTGATGCGATGATCAGGCAGGCAGAAGCAGAAACAGAAGGAACCGTAGTAGAGGAAGTAAACCGATAA
- the dgoD gene encoding galactonate dehydratase, giving the protein MRITSMECFVVPPRWCFLKVETDEGVTGWGEPVVEGRAHTVKAAVEELKDYLIGANPLAIEDIWNVLYRGGFYRGGPVHMSAISGIDQALWDIKGKWLDVPVYELLGGACRDKMRVYSWIGGDRPDDVASAVQQQLEQGFTAVKMNATNELQYIDSYTKIDEAVNRIAAIRDAVGDKVDVGIDFHGRVHKPMAKILAKALEPYRPMFIEEPVLPENNEALAEIARHTSIPIATGERMYSRWDFKPLFEQGYADIIQPDLSHAGGITECRKIAAMAEAYDIALAPHCPLGPIALASCLQVDAVSHNAFIQEQSFGIHYNVGNDLKDYVKDESVFHFNEGHVALPKGPGLGVEIDEEKIRRAHDDQFRWKNPVWRHKDGSVAEW; this is encoded by the coding sequence ATGAGAATAACGTCTATGGAATGTTTTGTCGTGCCGCCGAGGTGGTGCTTTCTGAAAGTGGAAACCGATGAAGGAGTCACAGGATGGGGCGAGCCGGTGGTCGAAGGCCGTGCCCATACAGTTAAAGCTGCGGTGGAGGAGCTTAAAGACTACCTAATAGGAGCCAATCCCCTTGCGATTGAAGACATCTGGAATGTCCTTTACCGCGGAGGGTTTTACCGCGGAGGTCCGGTTCATATGAGTGCGATTTCAGGCATCGACCAGGCGCTCTGGGATATTAAGGGGAAATGGCTTGATGTACCGGTTTACGAGCTCCTGGGAGGGGCCTGCCGGGATAAAATGCGCGTCTACTCCTGGATCGGGGGAGACAGACCCGACGATGTGGCAAGTGCTGTCCAGCAGCAGCTCGAACAGGGTTTTACCGCAGTGAAGATGAACGCAACCAACGAACTTCAGTACATCGATTCCTATACGAAAATAGATGAGGCGGTAAACCGGATTGCAGCGATCCGAGACGCGGTAGGCGATAAGGTGGACGTGGGAATTGATTTTCACGGCCGGGTCCACAAACCGATGGCCAAAATACTCGCAAAAGCACTCGAGCCCTACAGACCGATGTTTATCGAGGAGCCTGTTCTGCCGGAAAACAATGAAGCGCTGGCAGAAATTGCACGCCACACGAGCATTCCAATTGCTACAGGAGAGAGAATGTATTCGAGATGGGATTTTAAACCGCTCTTTGAACAGGGCTATGCGGATATTATTCAGCCTGATCTGTCCCATGCGGGAGGCATAACGGAGTGCAGAAAGATTGCCGCGATGGCAGAAGCCTATGATATCGCACTCGCCCCTCACTGTCCGCTCGGACCGATTGCCCTTGCTTCCTGCCTGCAGGTGGATGCCGTTTCGCACAATGCCTTCATTCAGGAGCAGAGCTTTGGTATTCACTATAATGTTGGAAATGATCTGAAGGATTACGTGAAGGACGAGTCGGTCTTTCATTTTAATGAAGGTCACGTTGCGCTTCCGAAAGGACCGGGTCTCGGTGTGGAAATTGACGAGGAAAAAATCCGCCGTGCCCACGATGATCAGTTTAGATGGAAGAACCCGGTCTGGCGCCACAAAGACGGCAGTGTCGCAGAGTGGTAG